The following are encoded in a window of Allosphingosinicella indica genomic DNA:
- a CDS encoding MFS transporter, giving the protein MTPSLALLGKRRFLPLFATQFLGAFNDNLFKTAMVILVTYHIYSDPTQEASFNAIAGGVFILPFFAFSALAGQLADSNDKARIIRIVKTAEIAIMVFGAAGLLLSNIPLMLVALFAMGVHSTFFGPIKYAILPQHLEKDEVLGGTGLVEAGTYIAILLGTIVGGLIPAQVAAGAVLATAAIGRLVGGKVPPAPPEADAPCPRMDWHIVRASFTLVSATLHIPRLFLAILSISFFWAMGAVLAAQFPPLVKNVLQADEHVATAFLAIFSVGVGIGSVLINRLLAGRVLAKYSPVSAIVMGLFIVHLYWNVIHWPDILPGEQLMNLTQFIRIPQADWVMFDLFGMAVAGGMFVVPLYAFLTTTVSKSETARTVAANNIVNSGAMVIAAVLLFALVQMGVSVAETLLMVAVASLGAAWLAQKLHRACD; this is encoded by the coding sequence ATGACCCCATCGCTCGCATTGCTCGGCAAACGGCGGTTCCTGCCGCTGTTTGCCACCCAGTTCCTGGGCGCCTTCAACGACAATCTGTTCAAGACGGCGATGGTGATCCTGGTCACCTATCACATCTATTCGGACCCGACGCAGGAAGCCTCGTTCAACGCCATCGCGGGCGGCGTCTTCATCCTGCCCTTCTTCGCTTTCTCGGCGCTGGCGGGGCAGCTTGCCGACAGTAACGACAAGGCGCGCATCATCCGCATCGTGAAGACGGCGGAGATCGCGATCATGGTGTTCGGCGCGGCGGGGCTGCTGCTCAGCAACATCCCGCTGATGCTGGTCGCGCTGTTCGCGATGGGCGTCCACTCCACCTTCTTCGGCCCGATCAAATATGCGATCCTGCCGCAGCATCTGGAGAAGGACGAGGTGCTGGGCGGCACCGGCCTCGTCGAGGCGGGCACCTATATCGCGATCCTGCTCGGCACTATCGTCGGCGGTCTCATCCCAGCGCAGGTCGCGGCGGGTGCGGTACTAGCAACCGCCGCGATAGGACGGCTGGTCGGCGGCAAGGTCCCGCCTGCACCGCCCGAGGCGGACGCCCCCTGCCCCCGGATGGACTGGCACATCGTCCGCGCCTCCTTCACCCTCGTCTCAGCGACGCTGCACATCCCGCGGCTTTTCCTCGCGATCCTATCGATCAGCTTCTTCTGGGCGATGGGCGCGGTGCTGGCCGCGCAATTCCCGCCGCTGGTCAAGAACGTGCTGCAGGCGGACGAGCATGTCGCGACCGCCTTCCTCGCGATCTTCTCGGTCGGCGTCGGCATCGGCTCGGTGCTCATCAATCGGCTGCTGGCCGGACGGGTGCTGGCAAAATACTCACCTGTCTCGGCGATCGTGATGGGGCTGTTCATCGTCCATCTCTACTGGAACGTCATCCACTGGCCGGACATCCTGCCGGGCGAGCAGTTGATGAACCTCACCCAGTTCATCCGCATCCCGCAGGCGGATTGGGTGATGTTCGATCTGTTCGGCATGGCGGTGGCGGGCGGCATGTTCGTCGTGCCACTCTACGCCTTCCTCACCACCACGGTCTCCAAGTCGGAAACGGCGCGCACGGTGGCGGCGAACAATATCGTCAACTCGGGCGCGATGGTGATCGCCGCGGTGCTGCTGTTCGCGCTGGTGCAGATGGGAGTCTCTGTCGCCGAGACGCTGCTGATGGTGGCGGTGGCGAGTCTCGGCGCCGCCTGGCTCGCGCAGAAGCTGCACCGCGCCTGCGACTGA
- a CDS encoding YadA-like family protein yields the protein MRSAFRFTLLATAVVLPATIATSPAGAQTSLVGACSGVSLPRSVVTDIMRPVVTGIASPLENRINSILNVVAVIPIVGQVLPPLNLNATGLLNDAATGAPITLSVLDRNGNIVGPNDRCDLEADSLSLADPAGIAIGGNRISGLGANGAAAFAADIDAIAFGNGARAEAGAVAAIALGQGASVTAANSVAIGAGSEAGRGAQLGYTAFGLAAAQDSAGEFSVGAVGAERQITNVAAGSADSDAVNVAQLRGVAAMVGALGDEAVTYDDATRGRVTLAGVGGTIVTNVAAGSLSASSSDAVNGSQLFATNQQVGANTTAIAINTTAITNVQGDVTNLTTIVNDQGDRITTIQGDVTNLTNVVTNQGDRIVNVEGDIVDLSTQVTNNTTAIANLSLTIGGGGNAPPSPARYSDPATPTVPNAGTVTDEVTLAGASGGAVGLHNVRAGTLATGSTDAVNGGQLHATNQEVARLSVDLDALSIEVENNRIAITNITNNMGNAGPSPVRYSDAASPTTPNGGQVTDDVTLAGASGGPVGLHNVRDGVVAAGSTDAVNGGQLHAVSQQAADAAAAAGQSVRYDYDASGNRTNRVTLAGGDADASVTVANVAAGTVAAGSTEAVNGGQLFSTNQAVSVALATAEDALALGSNSVQYDPGRGSVTFAGGGTPVVLQNVAAGVATTDAVNVGQLNAGLAQAVADANAYTDLRLENLGRDMVGLRRDANGGTAGALAAAALPQAFDPGGGMIAMGFGTFQGQSAFALGASAALNDAKTVVKVGVTYDTRGRGGANAGVGFSFR from the coding sequence ATGCGTTCCGCATTCCGCTTCACCCTTCTCGCCACTGCCGTGGTTCTGCCCGCGACGATTGCGACGAGCCCAGCCGGCGCGCAGACGTCGCTGGTCGGCGCCTGCTCGGGGGTCAGCCTGCCGCGATCGGTCGTCACCGACATCATGCGCCCGGTCGTTACCGGCATCGCATCGCCGCTTGAGAATCGGATCAACTCCATTCTCAACGTCGTTGCGGTGATCCCGATCGTCGGGCAGGTGCTGCCCCCGCTCAATCTGAACGCGACCGGGCTGCTCAACGATGCCGCCACCGGCGCGCCAATCACGCTCAGCGTGCTCGACCGGAACGGCAATATTGTGGGGCCGAATGATCGCTGCGATCTCGAAGCGGACTCGCTGTCGCTCGCCGATCCCGCGGGCATCGCGATCGGCGGCAACCGCATTTCCGGGCTCGGCGCCAACGGCGCAGCCGCGTTCGCGGCCGACATCGACGCGATCGCCTTCGGTAACGGCGCTCGCGCCGAAGCGGGTGCCGTCGCCGCGATCGCGCTGGGCCAGGGCGCCTCGGTAACCGCGGCGAACAGCGTCGCGATCGGCGCCGGCTCCGAAGCCGGGCGCGGAGCGCAGCTCGGCTATACCGCGTTCGGGCTGGCGGCCGCGCAGGATTCGGCAGGCGAATTCTCGGTTGGCGCCGTCGGCGCGGAACGCCAGATCACCAACGTCGCCGCCGGATCAGCAGACAGCGATGCGGTCAATGTCGCCCAGCTTCGCGGCGTAGCGGCCATGGTCGGCGCGCTCGGCGATGAGGCGGTGACCTATGACGATGCTACGCGCGGGCGCGTTACGCTCGCCGGAGTCGGCGGCACCATCGTAACCAACGTCGCCGCGGGCTCCCTTTCCGCTTCCTCGAGTGATGCGGTCAATGGTTCACAGCTCTTCGCCACCAACCAACAGGTCGGCGCCAATACGACGGCGATTGCAATCAACACCACCGCCATCACCAACGTTCAGGGCGATGTGACCAACCTCACCACTATCGTGAACGATCAAGGCGATCGCATCACGACGATCCAGGGCGATGTCACCAACCTCACCAATGTCGTTACCAACCAGGGCGACCGCATCGTCAACGTCGAGGGTGACATCGTCGATCTCTCGACGCAGGTGACCAACAATACGACCGCCATCGCCAATCTGTCGCTGACGATTGGCGGCGGCGGCAACGCTCCCCCGTCGCCGGCGCGCTATTCGGACCCGGCGACGCCCACCGTCCCGAATGCGGGCACCGTCACCGACGAAGTGACGCTTGCTGGTGCCAGCGGCGGGGCGGTGGGACTCCATAACGTGCGCGCCGGGACGCTCGCGACCGGATCGACCGATGCGGTCAACGGCGGCCAGCTCCATGCCACCAACCAAGAGGTGGCGCGGCTGAGCGTCGATCTCGACGCACTTTCGATCGAGGTCGAGAACAACCGCATCGCGATCACCAACATCACCAACAACATGGGCAACGCCGGCCCCTCCCCCGTCCGCTATTCGGACGCAGCGAGCCCGACGACGCCCAATGGTGGCCAGGTCACCGACGACGTGACGCTCGCCGGCGCAAGCGGCGGGCCGGTCGGGCTCCACAACGTCCGCGATGGCGTGGTCGCGGCTGGATCCACCGACGCGGTCAACGGCGGGCAGCTTCATGCCGTGTCACAGCAGGCTGCGGATGCAGCGGCGGCCGCCGGGCAAAGCGTGCGCTACGATTATGACGCGTCGGGCAACCGCACGAATCGCGTCACGCTGGCCGGTGGCGATGCCGATGCGTCGGTGACGGTGGCCAATGTCGCCGCCGGCACGGTCGCTGCGGGATCGACCGAGGCGGTCAACGGCGGCCAGCTCTTCTCGACCAATCAGGCCGTCTCGGTCGCGCTCGCCACGGCGGAGGACGCCTTGGCGCTCGGCAGCAATTCCGTTCAATATGATCCGGGCCGCGGCTCGGTGACCTTCGCCGGCGGCGGCACTCCGGTAGTCCTGCAAAATGTCGCCGCCGGCGTCGCGACCACCGATGCGGTGAACGTGGGCCAGCTCAACGCGGGGCTCGCGCAGGCCGTAGCCGACGCCAATGCCTATACCGATCTGCGGCTCGAGAACCTCGGCCGCGATATGGTCGGGCTGCGCCGCGACGCCAACGGCGGGACTGCGGGCGCGCTCGCCGCGGCGGCGCTGCCGCAGGCGTTCGATCCGGGCGGCGGGATGATCGCGATGGGCTTCGGCACCTTCCAGGGCCAGTCCGCCTTCGCGCTCGGCGCCTCTGCAGCGCTCAACGACGCGAAAACGGTGGTGAAGGTGGGCGTGACCTACGACACGCGCGGCCGCGGCGGTGCCAATGCCGGGGTGGGCTTCAGCTTCCGCTAG
- a CDS encoding AI-2E family transporter: MTGSDTARFAGRVLIVIALAASAWLLWQLRDVLLLVFAGVLFSIVLSAATGGIQRIAPMPRWLALTIASILILALLGGAVWLFGQEVTRQLGELLARLPDAWIALQREIGAAGIEDEFREQMGRAMPDSGTVLNAIRFVLGGFGSVLSGVALALLGGVYLAAQPHIYRRGTLLMTPKPRAAQAERAIDATGVSLRAWLLGQLISMSITGIAIAVGLIWIGVPSPLALGLIAGLMGFVPMIGPLLGALPGVLVALTLGTDTLLLTILLYFVVQQLAGSVIEPLIMQHTVKLPPAMTLFALFAIGAIFGPVGVLLGGPLAVVFYVLTRELYVRDALGHEIDNAPSGS; the protein is encoded by the coding sequence ATGACCGGATCCGATACGGCGCGTTTCGCGGGGCGGGTGCTGATCGTCATCGCGCTCGCGGCATCCGCCTGGCTGCTGTGGCAGCTCCGCGACGTGCTGTTGCTCGTCTTCGCCGGCGTGCTCTTTTCGATCGTACTCAGCGCCGCGACCGGCGGCATCCAGCGCATCGCGCCGATGCCGCGCTGGCTGGCGCTCACCATCGCTTCGATCCTGATCCTCGCGCTGCTCGGCGGCGCGGTCTGGCTGTTCGGCCAGGAGGTGACGCGGCAGCTCGGCGAACTACTCGCGCGACTGCCCGATGCGTGGATTGCACTGCAGCGCGAGATCGGCGCCGCGGGAATTGAGGACGAGTTCCGCGAGCAGATGGGCCGCGCCATGCCGGACAGCGGCACCGTGCTCAACGCCATCCGCTTCGTGCTCGGCGGGTTCGGCAGCGTCCTCTCGGGTGTCGCGCTGGCGCTGCTCGGCGGCGTCTATCTCGCCGCGCAGCCGCATATCTATCGCCGCGGTACCCTGTTGATGACGCCGAAGCCACGCGCCGCGCAAGCGGAGCGCGCGATCGACGCGACGGGCGTGTCGCTCCGTGCCTGGCTGCTCGGCCAGCTCATCTCGATGAGCATCACCGGCATCGCCATCGCGGTCGGTCTCATCTGGATCGGCGTGCCGTCGCCGCTCGCGCTCGGCCTCATCGCCGGGCTGATGGGCTTCGTGCCGATGATCGGTCCGCTGCTCGGCGCGCTGCCGGGCGTGCTGGTCGCGCTGACGCTTGGCACCGATACGCTGCTGCTGACGATCCTGCTCTACTTCGTCGTCCAGCAGCTCGCTGGATCGGTGATCGAGCCGCTCATCATGCAGCATACCGTCAAGCTGCCGCCTGCGATGACGCTCTTCGCGTTGTTCGCGATCGGCGCGATCTTCGGGCCGGTGGGCGTGCTGCTCGGTGGCCCGCTTGCCGTCGTCTTCTATGTCCTGACGCGCGAGCTCTACGTGCGCGACGCGCTCGGCCACGAAATCGACAACGCACCTAGCGGAAGCTGA
- a CDS encoding TIGR02300 family protein, with translation MVKAEWGTKRTCPKCGTRFYDLGKEDPVTCIECGVSWEPEAVLKSKQPLPFDAPKPEQEKDAKPDSDLAEDDLDIDEDAEENPDDEVDLGGDDDIGVAKSGDEDEES, from the coding sequence ATGGTGAAGGCGGAATGGGGCACCAAGCGCACTTGCCCCAAGTGCGGCACCCGCTTCTACGATCTCGGCAAGGAAGATCCCGTGACGTGCATCGAATGCGGCGTCTCGTGGGAGCCGGAGGCGGTGCTCAAGTCCAAGCAACCGCTGCCGTTCGACGCCCCCAAGCCCGAGCAGGAGAAGGACGCGAAGCCGGATTCGGACCTCGCCGAGGACGATCTGGACATCGATGAGGACGCCGAAGAAAATCCGGACGACGAGGTCGATCTGGGCGGCGACGATGATATCGGTGTCGCCAAATCGGGCGACGAGGACGAAGAAAGCTGA
- the cmk gene encoding (d)CMP kinase has protein sequence MTSSAPIIAVDGPAASGKGTVAKALARHFGLPHLDTGLLYRAVALNLLRWGGDPDSEFAAVRACDFSQIDFDDPELRSEMTGGVASRVSVYPAVREALVQRQRDFAGQPGGAVLDGRDIGTVIAPDADAKLFVTASPEIRAERRHAELTGLGLAAHYEDVLIDIRARDERDSGRAAAPLVQAEDADLLDTSEMTIDAAVRRAIALVEARLKRSA, from the coding sequence ATGACATCCTCCGCCCCCATCATCGCAGTCGACGGACCCGCCGCGAGCGGCAAGGGGACGGTCGCGAAGGCCCTCGCCCGCCACTTCGGCCTGCCGCATCTCGACACCGGCCTTCTCTATCGCGCGGTGGCGCTCAACCTGCTGCGCTGGGGCGGCGATCCGGACAGCGAGTTCGCTGCAGTACGCGCATGCGACTTCAGCCAGATCGACTTCGACGATCCCGAGCTCCGCAGCGAGATGACCGGCGGCGTCGCCTCGCGCGTTTCGGTCTATCCCGCCGTCCGCGAAGCTTTGGTCCAGCGCCAGCGCGACTTCGCCGGGCAGCCCGGCGGCGCCGTCCTCGACGGGCGCGACATCGGCACGGTGATCGCGCCCGATGCGGACGCCAAGCTGTTCGTCACCGCCTCGCCCGAAATCCGCGCGGAGCGGCGGCATGCGGAGCTCACAGGCCTCGGCTTGGCGGCCCATTACGAGGACGTGCTGATCGACATCCGCGCCCGCGACGAGCGCGATTCCGGCCGCGCCGCCGCGCCCCTCGTCCAGGCCGAGGATGCCGACTTGCTGGATACCAGTGAAATGACTATAGACGCCGCCGTCCGGCGGGCGATCGCGCTCGTGGAAGCTCGGCTCAAGCGGAGCGCGTAG
- the rpsA gene encoding 30S ribosomal protein S1: MATSANPTRDDFAALLNESLGGESEGFEGRVVKGTVTAIENDMAVIDVGLKSEGRVALREFAAPGQKAELNVGDEVEVYVDRVENHQGEAMLSRDRARREAAWDRLEQEFTDTARVEGVIFGRVKGGFTVDLGGAVAFLPGSQVDIRPVRDVAPLMDIPQPFQILKMDRRRGNIVVSRRAILEETRAEQRSGLIQSLTEGQVVDGVVKNITDYGAFVDLGGIDGLLHVTDISYKRVNHPSEVINIGDTVKVQIIRINRETQRISLGMKQLEADPWEGASAKYPIDGVFQGRVTNITEYGAFVELEPGIEGLVHVSEMSWTKKNVHPGKIVSTSQEVDVAILEVDEEKRRISLGLKQAQSNPWTAFAEKHPVGSEVEGEVKNATEFGLFVGLEGDVDGMVHMSDIAWGVSGEEALALHHKGETVKAVVLDVDIEKERISLGMKQLERGGVATGGGSSAGVNKNEVVTVTVLEVRDGGLEVQVGDDGATGFIRRTDLGRDRDEQRPERFQVGQKFDAMVSGFDRSKKPTFSIKAMQLAEEKQAVAQYGSSDSGASLGDILGEALKQRNN, encoded by the coding sequence ATGGCCACTTCGGCAAACCCCACGCGCGACGATTTCGCCGCGCTTCTCAATGAATCCCTGGGCGGCGAGAGCGAAGGCTTCGAAGGCCGCGTCGTCAAGGGCACCGTCACCGCGATCGAGAACGACATGGCCGTCATCGACGTCGGCCTGAAGTCGGAAGGGCGCGTCGCGCTGCGCGAATTCGCCGCCCCCGGCCAGAAGGCCGAGCTCAACGTCGGCGACGAGGTCGAAGTCTATGTCGACCGCGTCGAGAACCACCAGGGCGAAGCGATGCTGTCGCGCGACCGTGCGCGCCGCGAAGCCGCCTGGGACCGTCTCGAGCAGGAATTCACCGACACCGCCCGCGTCGAAGGCGTGATCTTCGGCCGCGTGAAGGGCGGCTTCACCGTCGATCTCGGCGGCGCCGTGGCCTTCCTTCCGGGCAGCCAGGTCGACATCCGGCCGGTGCGCGACGTCGCGCCGCTGATGGATATCCCCCAGCCCTTCCAGATCCTCAAGATGGATCGCCGCCGCGGCAACATCGTCGTGTCGCGCCGCGCCATCCTGGAAGAGACCCGCGCCGAGCAGCGTTCGGGCCTGATCCAGAGCCTGACCGAAGGCCAGGTGGTTGACGGCGTCGTCAAGAACATCACCGATTACGGTGCGTTCGTGGACCTGGGCGGCATCGACGGTCTGCTCCACGTCACCGACATCAGCTACAAGCGCGTCAACCACCCCTCCGAGGTGATCAACATCGGCGACACGGTGAAGGTGCAGATCATCCGCATCAACCGCGAGACGCAACGCATCAGCCTCGGCATGAAGCAGCTCGAAGCCGATCCGTGGGAAGGCGCGAGCGCGAAATACCCGATCGACGGCGTGTTCCAGGGCCGCGTCACCAACATCACCGAATATGGCGCCTTCGTGGAGCTGGAGCCGGGGATCGAGGGTCTCGTCCACGTCTCCGAGATGAGCTGGACCAAGAAGAACGTCCATCCGGGCAAGATCGTCTCGACCAGCCAGGAGGTCGATGTCGCGATCCTCGAGGTAGACGAAGAGAAGCGCCGCATCTCGCTGGGCCTCAAGCAGGCGCAGTCGAACCCGTGGACCGCGTTCGCCGAGAAGCATCCGGTGGGCAGCGAAGTCGAGGGCGAAGTCAAGAACGCCACCGAGTTCGGCCTGTTCGTCGGCCTCGAGGGCGACGTCGACGGCATGGTCCACATGTCAGACATCGCCTGGGGCGTGTCGGGCGAGGAAGCCCTGGCGCTGCATCACAAGGGCGAGACCGTTAAGGCGGTCGTGCTCGACGTGGATATCGAGAAGGAGCGCATCAGCCTCGGCATGAAGCAGCTCGAGCGCGGCGGCGTCGCGACGGGCGGCGGCTCCAGTGCCGGCGTCAACAAGAACGAGGTCGTCACCGTCACCGTTCTCGAAGTGCGCGACGGCGGGCTCGAAGTGCAGGTCGGCGACGATGGCGCGACGGGCTTCATCCGCCGCACCGATCTCGGCCGCGACCGCGACGAGCAGCGTCCGGAGCGCTTCCAGGTCGGCCAGAAGTTCGACGCGATGGTGTCGGGCTTCGACCGTTCCAAGAAGCCGACCTTCTCGATCAAGGCGATGCAGCTCGCCGAAGAGAAGCAGGCCGTGGCGCAGTATGGCTCGTCCGATTCGGGTGCATCGCTCGGCGACATCCTCGGCGAGGCGCTCAAGCAGCGTAACAATTGA
- a CDS encoding integration host factor subunit beta has product MIRSELVQKLSADHPDLTTKEIERVVTAVFDAITAQLQNGGRVELRGFGAFSTRERDARKGRNPRTGEAVDVAAKRVPYFKPGKEMRERLNV; this is encoded by the coding sequence GTGATCCGCTCCGAACTCGTCCAGAAGCTCAGTGCCGACCATCCCGATCTCACCACCAAGGAGATCGAGCGCGTGGTAACGGCGGTTTTCGACGCCATCACCGCACAGCTTCAAAACGGCGGCCGCGTAGAGCTTCGCGGCTTCGGCGCCTTCTCGACGCGCGAGCGTGATGCACGCAAGGGCCGCAACCCGCGCACCGGCGAGGCGGTGGACGTCGCCGCCAAGCGCGTCCCCTATTTCAAGCCCGGCAAGGAAATGCGCGAGCGCCTCAACGTCTGA
- a CDS encoding ABC transporter permease, translating into MAFNRHGVLAIYRFEVARFGRTILTSLLVPVITTSLYFIVFGSAIGSRMTEIGGIPYGAFIVPGLIMLSMFTESIFNASFGIYMPKWSGTIYELLSAPVSAFETVLAYVGAAATKSMLIGLVIFATAHLFVDVQVAHPLLMIGFMALIAITFCLFGFILGIWAQSFEQLQVIPLLVVMPMTFLGGAFYSIDMLPAAWRTVTLFNPIVYLISGFRWTFFGKGDVGIGVSMIAMVGFLTVCLTVIAWMFKTGYRLKS; encoded by the coding sequence ATGGCATTCAACCGCCACGGCGTCCTCGCCATCTATCGCTTCGAAGTGGCGCGCTTCGGCCGTACCATCCTCACCAGCCTGCTCGTGCCGGTGATCACTACCTCGCTCTATTTCATCGTCTTCGGATCGGCGATCGGTTCGCGGATGACGGAAATCGGCGGCATTCCCTATGGCGCGTTCATCGTGCCGGGTCTCATCATGCTGTCGATGTTCACCGAGAGCATCTTCAACGCCAGCTTCGGCATCTACATGCCCAAATGGTCGGGGACGATCTACGAGCTGCTCTCGGCGCCGGTATCGGCGTTCGAGACGGTGCTGGCCTATGTCGGCGCGGCCGCGACGAAGTCGATGCTGATCGGTCTCGTCATCTTCGCAACCGCGCACCTCTTCGTCGACGTGCAGGTGGCGCATCCGCTGCTGATGATCGGCTTCATGGCGCTGATCGCCATCACCTTCTGCCTGTTCGGCTTCATCCTCGGCATCTGGGCGCAAAGCTTTGAGCAGTTGCAGGTGATCCCGCTGCTCGTGGTGATGCCGATGACGTTCCTGGGCGGTGCCTTTTATTCGATCGACATGCTGCCGGCCGCGTGGCGCACGGTCACGTTGTTCAACCCGATCGTCTATCTGATCAGCGGCTTCCGCTGGACCTTCTTCGGCAAGGGCGATGTCGGCATTGGTGTCAGCATGATCGCGATGGTCGGCTTCCTGACGGTCTGCCTGACGGTGATCGCCTGGATGTTCAAGACGGGCTACCGGCTTAAGAGCTGA
- a CDS encoding ABC transporter ATP-binding protein, translating into MQPVLSIASLSKTYASGLTALNDVSLDIRKGEIFALLGPNGAGKTTLISIVCGIVTPTGGTVLVDGVDAARDFRMARTRIGLVPQELHTDSFETVWATVTFSRGLFGKPPSPAHVEKVLKDLSLWDKRKSKIQELSGGMKRRVMIAKALSHEPDILFLDEPTAGVDVELRRDMWALVHRLREGGVTIILTTHYIEEAEEMADRVGVISKGELILVEEKTALMKKLGRKTLTLNLADAMETIPAELGEWALTLKADGNELEYEFDANAERTGVPSLLKRMSDIGVGFKDLNTRQSSLEEIFVNLVHKGRGEG; encoded by the coding sequence ATGCAGCCCGTCCTTTCGATCGCCTCACTCTCGAAGACCTACGCTTCGGGCCTCACCGCGCTGAACGACGTCAGCCTCGACATCCGCAAGGGCGAGATTTTCGCGCTGCTTGGCCCCAACGGCGCGGGCAAGACCACGCTGATCAGCATCGTCTGCGGCATCGTCACGCCAACCGGCGGTACGGTGCTAGTCGACGGGGTCGATGCGGCGCGCGATTTCCGCATGGCGCGGACCCGTATCGGTCTCGTGCCGCAGGAGTTGCACACCGATTCGTTCGAAACGGTCTGGGCGACGGTGACCTTCTCGCGCGGGCTGTTCGGCAAGCCGCCCAGCCCCGCCCATGTCGAGAAGGTGCTGAAGGACCTGTCGCTGTGGGACAAGCGCAAGTCCAAGATCCAGGAGCTGTCCGGCGGCATGAAGCGCCGGGTGATGATCGCCAAGGCGCTGAGCCACGAGCCCGACATCCTGTTCCTCGACGAGCCGACCGCGGGCGTCGATGTCGAGCTCCGCCGCGACATGTGGGCGCTGGTCCATCGCCTCCGCGAAGGCGGCGTCACCATCATCCTCACCACCCATTATATCGAGGAAGCCGAGGAAATGGCCGACCGCGTCGGCGTCATCAGCAAGGGCGAGCTAATCCTGGTCGAAGAAAAGACTGCGCTGATGAAGAAACTCGGCCGCAAGACTCTGACGTTGAACCTCGCTGACGCGATGGAAACGATCCCCGCCGAGCTTGGCGAATGGGCGTTGACGCTGAAGGCCGATGGCAACGAGCTGGAATATGAGTTCGATGCCAATGCCGAGCGCACCGGCGTGCCCTCGCTGCTCAAGCGGATGAGTGACATCGGCGTCGGCTTCAAGGATCTCAACACGCGGCAAAGCTCGCTCGAGGAGATTTTCGTGAACCTGGTCCACAAGGGCAGGGGGGAAGGCTGA
- a CDS encoding PilZ domain-containing protein, whose translation MTRSEHDRSSYSARNAERVPVDSSTRLTSPSEYDVEVRIRDVSTTGFLAECDGAIGIGSFVSLEVPGVGLVRAQVRWQLGPRMGGMFLDPISLDQCEWVAIRAKAA comes from the coding sequence ATGACGCGCTCGGAGCATGACAGATCCTCCTATTCGGCCCGCAATGCCGAACGAGTGCCCGTCGATTCGAGCACGCGGCTGACCTCACCGAGCGAATATGATGTCGAGGTCCGCATCCGCGACGTGTCGACCACCGGCTTCCTCGCCGAATGCGACGGTGCGATCGGCATCGGCAGCTTCGTCTCCTTGGAAGTGCCCGGGGTCGGCCTCGTCCGCGCGCAGGTCCGCTGGCAACTCGGCCCGCGGATGGGCGGCATGTTCCTTGATCCGATCAGCCTCGATCAATGCGAGTGGGTCGCGATCCGCGCGAAGGCTGCCTGA